One genomic window of Bacillus mycoides includes the following:
- a CDS encoding PH domain-containing protein produces the protein MEPLKNEIHPDMVKVWKTRSLIELGISIIVILAYLFFMIKFNWWAWIFYVLIGLTIVYTPFDYFTFPKLRQRYYSYQLNEEELEIQHGLFVVKRVLVPMIRVQHVTIEQGPIMRKHGLAELHISTAATSHSIPGLTMYEAEMLKTRIAELAKVSDEDV, from the coding sequence ATGGAGCCATTGAAAAATGAAATTCACCCTGACATGGTCAAGGTGTGGAAAACGCGTTCCTTAATTGAGCTAGGGATCAGTATTATAGTCATTTTGGCATATCTTTTCTTTATGATTAAGTTTAATTGGTGGGCTTGGATTTTCTATGTCCTCATCGGATTAACAATTGTATATACGCCGTTTGATTACTTTACGTTTCCGAAACTGCGTCAGCGTTATTATAGCTATCAATTAAATGAAGAAGAGCTTGAAATTCAGCACGGTCTTTTCGTTGTAAAGCGCGTATTAGTACCGATGATTCGTGTACAGCACGTTACAATTGAACAAGGGCCAATTATGAGAAAACATGGATTAGCAGAATTACATATTTCAACGGCAGCAACTTCTCATAGCATTCCCGGCTTAACGATGTATGAAGCTGAAATGCTGAAAACGAGAATCGCAGAATTAGCGAAAGTGAGTGATGAGGATGTATAA
- a CDS encoding DUF975 family protein has protein sequence MISQLKREALDALKGKWGLAVGATLLLGILIGAVELLTTGVFSMFWGWKEASESLTVSIIAMLVIGPLTIGAYYLVLNAIRGTSARIGHLFRWFSDGSKLMKSFLTYLLMYVYLILWTLLLIIPGIIKSFSYAMTYFILNDHPEYTANQAITESRHMMNGHKMDYFLLCLSFLGWFILSILTFGIGFLWLAPYFYATSAAFYEEISKEYYKKEGTTF, from the coding sequence ATGATAAGTCAGTTGAAAAGAGAAGCACTTGATGCATTAAAAGGAAAATGGGGATTAGCGGTAGGGGCAACCTTATTACTTGGAATCCTTATTGGAGCTGTCGAACTTCTAACCACAGGTGTTTTCTCGATGTTTTGGGGCTGGAAAGAAGCAAGTGAGTCGCTTACAGTAAGTATTATTGCAATGCTTGTTATCGGTCCGTTAACAATAGGCGCCTATTATCTTGTTTTAAATGCAATCCGTGGGACTAGTGCTCGCATTGGTCATTTATTTAGATGGTTTAGTGATGGAAGTAAGCTTATGAAGTCGTTTTTAACATATTTATTAATGTATGTATACTTGATTCTATGGACATTACTTCTTATTATTCCGGGTATTATTAAATCATTTTCTTATGCTATGACGTATTTTATTTTGAATGATCATCCAGAATACACAGCGAATCAAGCAATTACCGAAAGTCGCCATATGATGAATGGACATAAAATGGATTACTTTTTATTATGCTTAAGTTTCCTTGGCTGGTTCATTTTAAGTATTCTTACGTTTGGAATCGGTTTCTTATGGTTAGCACCTTATTTCTACGCGACATCGGCAGCATTTTATGAAGAGATTTCAAAAGAATATTATAAAAAAGAAGGTACTACTTTCTAA
- a CDS encoding CPCC family cysteine-rich protein, whose amino-acid sequence MKKYTCPCCGYKTLEEEPPGTYEICNICYWEDDPVQFNDHDYEGGANKPSLRQAQKNFIAFGACEEYFVGSVRKPTSEDVKDASWREIC is encoded by the coding sequence ATGAAAAAATACACGTGTCCATGCTGCGGATATAAAACATTAGAAGAAGAACCACCAGGTACATATGAAATTTGTAACATATGTTATTGGGAAGATGATCCTGTTCAGTTTAACGATCATGACTATGAAGGCGGAGCAAATAAGCCCTCGTTAAGACAAGCGCAGAAAAATTTCATTGCATTTGGTGCTTGCGAGGAATATTTCGTTGGATCAGTTAGAAAGCCGACTAGTGAAGATGTGAAGGATGCTAGTTGGAGAGAAATTTGTTAA
- a CDS encoding PH domain-containing protein, producing MYKRQHPITMLLELKLTDFIPLIIFMFSLNGKFPFWYLIPAGFGLLTVFSAFEKWYYTTYWVENNVLHVKQGLFVKKESYLNKERVQTINTSSGMLYQVLGLKKIKIETAGGGDDAEVSLAGITVEEATELIAMLNEPTPEVKAEETLEEVVETEIITEEKQATEYKLTWKEILLASITSGQFGLLFSLIFVVYNQVDEYIPKWIKNSVESYVMDHDIYGWIYMVAILLVVSWIISTIGYALKHGNFTVNRKNDEVRISQGLLERKELVLKLHRIQGISIREGILRQPFGYCAVQVEVIQSEGKEEKVTLHPIIRKDRVQHLLAHLQLPYELNTNIISLPKAALRRYLIDSFIFFAMLAIPLTGIIIYFGKYFIMWALLPLAILIFTLGYATFKTNGYGVTGEQITMVHRSIGKHTGLVRRRHVQSIEKTQSYFQRRADLCTYTFSSASSNYKLEHTRVEDTERMQDWYKKRISEK from the coding sequence ATGTATAAGAGGCAGCATCCAATCACGATGTTATTAGAATTAAAATTAACAGATTTTATACCATTAATTATTTTCATGTTTAGTTTAAACGGAAAGTTCCCATTTTGGTATTTAATTCCCGCTGGATTCGGTTTACTCACCGTTTTTTCAGCGTTTGAAAAATGGTATTACACAACATACTGGGTTGAAAATAACGTATTACATGTTAAACAAGGGCTCTTTGTGAAGAAGGAGAGCTACTTAAATAAAGAACGTGTCCAAACGATTAATACGAGTTCAGGCATGCTGTATCAAGTGTTAGGACTAAAGAAAATTAAAATTGAAACAGCTGGCGGAGGCGATGATGCAGAAGTTAGCTTAGCTGGTATTACAGTAGAAGAGGCGACTGAGCTTATTGCAATGCTAAATGAGCCAACTCCAGAAGTGAAAGCAGAAGAAACATTAGAAGAAGTAGTAGAAACAGAAATTATTACAGAGGAAAAACAAGCGACAGAGTACAAGTTAACGTGGAAAGAAATTTTATTAGCGTCTATTACATCTGGTCAATTTGGATTATTATTCTCTTTAATATTTGTCGTTTATAACCAAGTGGATGAGTACATTCCGAAATGGATAAAAAATAGCGTAGAGTCGTATGTAATGGATCATGATATATACGGCTGGATTTACATGGTAGCCATTTTGCTCGTCGTTTCTTGGATTATATCCACAATTGGATATGCGTTAAAACATGGTAATTTCACAGTAAATCGAAAAAATGATGAAGTCCGTATTTCGCAAGGATTACTTGAGAGAAAAGAACTCGTACTAAAGCTACACCGTATTCAAGGGATTTCAATAAGAGAAGGCATTTTACGCCAACCGTTCGGTTATTGTGCTGTGCAAGTAGAAGTCATTCAAAGTGAAGGAAAAGAAGAAAAAGTTACGCTACATCCTATCATTCGAAAAGATCGCGTGCAACACTTACTCGCTCATTTACAATTACCATATGAACTGAATACAAATATTATTTCATTACCAAAAGCAGCATTGCGCCGTTATTTAATTGATAGTTTCATTTTCTTCGCAATGCTAGCAATCCCGCTTACAGGAATAATCATATACTTTGGAAAGTATTTCATCATGTGGGCGTTATTACCGCTCGCTATCCTCATCTTTACACTTGGATACGCAACATTTAAAACAAACGGTTATGGTGTAACCGGAGAGCAAATTACAATGGTACATCGTAGTATTGGGAAACATACAGGACTTGTAAGAAGAAGACACGTCCAATCAATTGAAAAGACACAATCATATTTCCAGCGCCGAGCGGATTTATGTACGTATACGTTTTCTAGTGCATCATCGAATTATAAACTAGAGCATACGAGAGTAGAAGATACGGAGAGAATGCAGGATTGGTATAAGAAGAGAATAAGTGAGAAATAA